CGGCGGCGACGTCGACGACGCGGTGGACCGGGCCCAGGCCGCGGTCTACGAGGTCACCGAGCGCACCACCACCGAGGACTACACGGTGCTGGAGGAGCTCCTCCAGCCCACGATGGACGAGATCGACGCGATCGCCTCCCGGGGCGGCCAGTCCACGGGTGTGCCGACCGGCTTCGCCGACCTCGACCAGGTCACCAACGGTCTGCACCCGGGCCAGATGGTCGTCGTCGCGGCCCGGCCGGGTCTGGGCAAGTCGACCCTGGGTCTGGACTTCGCCCGCTCCTGCTCCATCAAGAACGGCATGACCAGCGCGTTCTTCTCGCTGGAGATGAGCAAGTCCGAGATCGTCATGCGCCTGCTGTCCGCCGAGGCCCGGATCCGGCTGGCCGACATGCGCGCCGGCCGGATGTCGGACGAGGACTGGACGCGGATGGCGCGGCGGATGTCGGAGATCTCCGAGGCGCCGCTCTACATCGACGACTCGCCGAACCTGACGCTGATGGAGATCCGGGCCAAGGCGCGCCGGATGAAGCAGCGCTACGACCTGAAGCTGATCATCCTGGACTACCTGCAGCTGATGACCTCGGGCCGCAAGGTCGAGTCCCGTCAGCAGGAGGTCTCGGAGTTCTCCCGGCAGATCAAGCTGCTGGCCAAGGAGCTCGAGGTCCCGGTGGTGGCGATGAGCCAGCTGAACCGTGGTCCCGAGCAGCGCACCGACAAGCGGCCGATGCTGTCCGACCTGCGTGAGTCCGGCTCGATCGAGCAGGACGCGGACATGGTGGTGCTGCTGCACCGCCCCGACGCGTTCGAGCAGGACGATCCACGCGCCGGTGAGGCCGACCTGATCCTGGCCAAGCACCGTAACGGCCCGACCACGACGATCACCGTCGCCCACCAGCTGCACTACAGCAGGTTCTCCGACCTCGCCCACGGCTGAGGCTCGGCCGATGGTGATAACCCGGTTATCGCTCCACCGCGTACGGCGCGACGATAACCGGGTTATCACCTCAGTGTCGGAGCGCTGTCAGTGCATCGATCAGAGCCTGCAGTCCGTCGTCGTCGAGCTGTCGACGCAGGCGGCGCGCGATCTTGTCGACGTCGACCGCCGCATCCCGATCGGGCTGGTCCGCCGCTGGAGCGGGAGAAGGCGAGTCGTTCGCGGGCTGGTCCGGCGACTCAGTGCTGGAAGGTCGAGCGCGCTCCCCCTCCGTCGACTGACCACGCAACGCCTCCAGCTTCTCCGCCTGTTCTTCCGGCGATGCCGAGGCCACGGTTCGAGCTTCCTTCACCGATATCTCGCCGATGCGGAGTTTCTCCTGCAGGTCAGGGGTGAGCTTGAGCAGCGACAGCCGCTGCGAAACCCAGGCCTGAGTCTTCGCCACCCGCTTCGCCGCCGTGCGCTGCGAGCCATGTCGTTCCACGAGACCTTGAAGCTCGCGGGCCTCCAGCAGCGGGGGAAGGTCTTGACGGTGGATGTTCTCGACCAGCGTGGCTTCTGCCAGCATCGGGTCCGCTCCCCCGAGTCGGTCCTCGATCGAGGCGACGAGGTGAGGCAGCTCCGCCAAGCGGGCCCCCGCGAGCCGGCGGTTTCCGATGAGGACCACCCACGCCGCGCTCCCGATCTGATCCGCATCCTCCGGGTAGTGAGCGAGGTAGACATCCCGAGCGACCACCGTCGCTGGCTGCAGCTGCCCGTGCTCCCGGAGGCTGTCGGCGAGCTCCTGAATCGCGGGGTCGTCGTCGTACCCGTAGCGAGGGTTGCGCGGATTGTGGGCCAGGTCGGAAAGCGGGATGCGGCGCTGGGACACGCCGGGATCCGGTGTTGTCTGGAGCGAGGCCTGCGCGGCGAAGACGTCGGAGCCGAAGGACACCCGCCCGCGCTTGCGCTTCTTCGTCGACGACCCGACTGCGGAGTCCGCGCTGCTCGCGGCCGCCTCGCTCATCGGGTGCGCCCGTAGCCGAGTTCGAGCGCCAGCCGCAGGATGTCCTGCTGGGCCTCCAAGGCCACACGGCTCTTGGCGTACTGGGTGCAGACGACACCCTCTGCTGCCGCCCGACTGTGGATCTTGTAACGACGAATGACCGAGTTCGCGAGCGGCCAGTTCTTCTTGCGGGCGAAGGTCAGGGTGTCGTCGAGATCGACCCGGCCGTCGCGTGGATCCCAGAGATTCACGACCACGGTGTAGGGGACTCCCAGGGGCTCGATGACCTGGGTGATGGTCGTGTCGGCAGGTACGAAGGTGAGCGGCTCTGTCGTGATCGGGACGATCGCGTCGTCGGCGCTCTTCAGGACCGACCGGAGAATGTGCTCATTCTCCAGGCTGCCCGGGGTGTCCACGAACACGTGCGAGAAGTCGGCGTCTCGCAACCTCTCCAGATCACTGGGGCTGTCGGTCTCGGTGTAGGCGAATGGGATGTCATCGCCGACCCTGCTTGCCCACCAGTCCATGGATCGCTGCGGGTCGGTGCCTACGACCAGGACGGATGGATCGTCTCCTCCGAGCACCTGGTCGACGACAGCAGCGAGGTTGACGGTGATCGTGGTCTTGCCGACGCCGCCCTTCTGGCAGCACACAGCATGAACTCTGGCCAAGATGGCCACCTCTCCGTGGACTTCACGGCCCGGAGTTGGGCCGCTACTTCGGATAAGTCAGAGCAGATGATGCCAGCTGTGGGTCCGTGCTCCGCGGTCATCCCCCGGCGTGTGCGGTTCCGAGTCAGGGCCGCGCGATAACCGGGTTATCGCCGTCAGCGCGCCGTCGATTTGGGAGCTGCGACCTATCGATGTTGGCGCTACCGGACCGGGAGCGCTGCTTGGGTTCGAGGGCGCCGAAGAAGCTTCTCGCCAGCAACGCGCGCCGAGGCCGCGCGAGACGGCGACCACCCAACGACGCTGCAGCGGGGGAGCGGGGACCGATAACCCGGTTATCGCTCACGCAGCGACGGCGGCTTCAGTCGTCGGCCTGGAATACACCCTGCGCGACCAGCCACTTTCGCCAGTAATCGACCCGATCGGGGTCGGCCGCGAACCCTTCGGGCCAGCCGTCGGTCGCGATCTGGCGCAGGACATCCCGGACTCGGCTGCGCCCAACACGAGCGCGGGAGGAGACCTTCCGCAAGTGCGGGTCCACGACGGCGTTCATTGCGCGCGCGGTGTCGCCCAACGTGAAGTGCACCGGCCGGTAGGCGACCAGGACCTCATGTCCGCGCTCGTCTGGCCTGGCGACCAGCGAACTCTCGCGCATCCCTGCCCTCCTCACCTCGGCCCGGTACCGAGAACTGTACCGATGTCGGCGCTCTGACTGAGCACTTGCAGTGAGTGTGTCCTCCGCGGAGGTGGGCTACTACGTGTCCAAGCTGCCGGGTGAGGCCCCGGCTGAGAGTGTCCGCGCCGGTGCAGCAGGCGCCGTCACGCCAGCGTCCTTCGGCCGGATAGACCCAGCCGGACCAGCGCATCTCTGACGCTGGCCCCGGCCGTGGGGCCGAAGGGACGGCTTTGGTGCGAGGGACCGAGAATCATCGGTTGACGAGGTGGTGTCGCGCATCGCCGCGAGGCGTGGTCACCGCGTTCGGGCGCAGCTATCCCGGCCCCGCGCGCCCGGCGTGTCATTGCGGTTGCGTCCTCGGTGGCGAGAGATCCGTTCGAGTCCCTACAGACGACCTCTGACCAGCTGGAACGCCCTCGGTTGCGGGGTCGCCGCGCGGACCTGATCGCCGAGGCGAAGTTCTACTATCAGGTCCGGACTCAATGTGCGGCTGACCAGCGACTACGTATTCTCCGGTGGCAGCGGGAGGAGTCGGCAACGACAGCTCAGTCAGCCCCACTGAGAGTGAGCTATGCCCGATATGCGAGTTCGGCGCTGTCTGCGGGCGCTACCGAGTAGACGACCTGCAGGATATGCGCTGGTCAGCGTCGTGGTGGCGAGCCACTTCGAGTGCGTGCCAGGCGGTCGGAGCCGAGTATCG
The sequence above is drawn from the Pseudonocardia alni genome and encodes:
- the dnaB gene encoding replicative DNA helicase, which codes for MSARYDKSGDTGAPPDTFDRQPPQDLTAEQSVLGGMLLSKDAIADVVEVLQPEDFYRPAHQTVYETILDLYSRGEPADAVTVSAELQRRGELVRLGGAPYLHTLIATVPTAANAAYYAEIVGEKAVLRRLVEAGTRIVQLGYHGADGGDVDDAVDRAQAAVYEVTERTTTEDYTVLEELLQPTMDEIDAIASRGGQSTGVPTGFADLDQVTNGLHPGQMVVVAARPGLGKSTLGLDFARSCSIKNGMTSAFFSLEMSKSEIVMRLLSAEARIRLADMRAGRMSDEDWTRMARRMSEISEAPLYIDDSPNLTLMEIRAKARRMKQRYDLKLIILDYLQLMTSGRKVESRQQEVSEFSRQIKLLAKELEVPVVAMSQLNRGPEQRTDKRPMLSDLRESGSIEQDADMVVLLHRPDAFEQDDPRAGEADLILAKHRNGPTTTITVAHQLHYSRFSDLAHG
- a CDS encoding ParA family protein, which gives rise to MAILARVHAVCCQKGGVGKTTITVNLAAVVDQVLGGDDPSVLVVGTDPQRSMDWWASRVGDDIPFAYTETDSPSDLERLRDADFSHVFVDTPGSLENEHILRSVLKSADDAIVPITTEPLTFVPADTTITQVIEPLGVPYTVVVNLWDPRDGRVDLDDTLTFARKKNWPLANSVIRRYKIHSRAAAEGVVCTQYAKSRVALEAQQDILRLALELGYGRTR
- a CDS encoding ParB/RepB/Spo0J family partition protein, coding for MSEAAASSADSAVGSSTKKRKRGRVSFGSDVFAAQASLQTTPDPGVSQRRIPLSDLAHNPRNPRYGYDDDPAIQELADSLREHGQLQPATVVARDVYLAHYPEDADQIGSAAWVVLIGNRRLAGARLAELPHLVASIEDRLGGADPMLAEATLVENIHRQDLPPLLEARELQGLVERHGSQRTAAKRVAKTQAWVSQRLSLLKLTPDLQEKLRIGEISVKEARTVASASPEEQAEKLEALRGQSTEGERARPSSTESPDQPANDSPSPAPAADQPDRDAAVDVDKIARRLRRQLDDDGLQALIDALTALRH